The window TCTTCGGGCAAGACTGTTATCTCAAGCATTGTACGTTCAACGATAAGGGGGAGGTGGCCCAACCCTCCAAGCGGGACAGTGTGTGCCAGACCCATCGCAAGTGTTCGGAGTGTGGTCGGACTCTGATGGGGAGCAAAGACATTCGGGAGCATCAGTGCGGCCGTCAACCTTGCCCCAGCTGTGAAAGGGTGGTCAACCTTTGGCAGCATAAATGTTACATTCAGCCTGTTTGCCAAAAGAACAAGCGTAAGAGGCGTCACCCCACCCACGGTGCTGCCGCGGGATTATGCACCTTGCAAGCCAATGCCCAACCTTTGAATGATGAGGATGATCCTCTACCTCCTCTTCCAGCGTCCTTTGTGTTCTTTGACATCGAGGCACGTCAAGATGAAGGGCATCATGTGGCCAATCTGCTCTGTGCCGAGACGAGTCTCAATGACCAACAACACACGTTTGCAGGTGAATCGTGTGTACGTGACTTTTTAGTTTGGCTGTTTCGGATGGTGGAATTGGACCTCGAGGATGAGAACCGGCCATGGATTGCTGTGGCCCATAATTTCCAAGGGTATGATGGGTACATGATCCTGGAGGAACTGTACAACCAAAACACGGCCCCAAAGCAAATCTCTAATGGGGCCAAAATCCTCAGCATCAGTCTACCTAACACTCGGATCAAGTTCATTGAttctttgaacttttttttaaatgccattGTGGGAGTTCCCTAAGACCTTTGGGCTCACTGAACTGAAGAAAGGCTTCTTCCCTCATTTCTTCAACACGAGGGAAAACCAACTGTACCAGGGGGGTATGCCAGAAAAAGACCATTATGATCCTCGTGGTATGTCTGAACGTCGACGTCGGGAGTTCGAGACCTGGTACGCACAACAGGAAGCCGATAACtaccatttttgttttcaagatgaACTGTTGACTTACTGTCAATCGGATGTACGGGTCCTTAAACAGGGATGTATGATATACATGAAGCTCTTTGAATCTATCTGTGGGTTTAACCCTATGGAACACTGCATCACCCAAGCCTCGGCGTGTAGTATGGCCTATCGGCGAAACTGAATGCCCAAAGATAGCATTGCGGTTGAACCTCTCCATGGCTGGGCTCCTCCACGCGGTAACCAATCCAAGGTGGCTCTTGAATGGCTCCACTGGCTCCAGAGGGACCATCCCTCTCTGCTTCACGCCGATCATGAGGGGGAACAAACCATCACAGTGGGACGTTGCACGTACCAGGTGGATGGGTACGATCCCGTCGAGAATTGTATCTACGAGTTCCACGGATGTTTTTGGCATGGGTGTACCACTTGCTTTCCTAACCGCACCCAACGACACGCCAAACTGGACAATGCCACCTCTCATGAAGTGCGTGAAAGGACCAGTCGTCGTGTCCAGGCCTTTCGTGACATGGGGTACCTTGTCGTCGAACAATGGGAGTGTAAATGGACTTCTCAGAAAAAAGCCGATCCGGACCTTCGTGCCTTTGTAAAAAATTGGAGTACACCACCCCTCTCGATCCTCGAGATGCCTTCTATGGAGGACGGACAGAGACCACCCGACTCCTGCGGGAGACCATCGGCGACGAACAGATCCAGTATGACGATTTCACGTCCCTGTATCCTTCCTGCAACAAGTATTGCAGGTACCCTCTCGGACATCCTGAAATCACACGGAACCCCGACACTCTGACTGAACAGGCTCGAGTGGCTTTGCTTCATCGTACGTTCGGCCTGATGAAGTGCAAGATGCTACCACCCCGCCAATTGTACCTGCCCGTGCTACCAACTCGTACCCACGGCAAACTGATCTTCGCTCTCTGTCGGACCTGTGTGCAGACAGAGATGGCTAAGCCATTTCGCGAGCGCTCCTTTCGCTGTCATCACACAGACGAAGAACGGTCCTTCGTCGGTACTTGGTGCACCCCCGAACTTGAGGAAGCCCTCCAGCTTGGCTACCGGCTCTTGCACATCTATGAGGTGTGGCATTTTGCTGAGTCCTCTGACCAACTCTTCCAGGAGTACGTGGACACTTTCCTCAAACTCAAACAGGAAGCATCTGGTTGGCCTGCCGATGTCGGCGATAATGAGACCCAACGTCAAGCCTACCTGGCCGAGTATCTTAGTCACGAGGGGATCCAGCTCGAGTATTCCAAGATTATCAAGAATCCCGGCATGCGATCAACCTCCAAAGCGGCTCTAAACAGCTTCTGGGGCAAGTTTGGGCAACAACCCAACAAAACTCAAGTAACCACCTGCAAGACCCCGAAGGAATTTTTTCAACTCTTCTTGGACGATGCCCAGGACATCCACCGTATCGAATTTGCTGGGACGGAAATGGTGGATGTGTACCACTCTCACACCCCAGAAACCGTCCCTGTCCAGACCAACACAAATATTTTCATTGCGGCCTTTACCACCTGTTGGGCACGTCTCAAGCTGTACCGGGAGTGTCTGCAGCCCCTGCAAGAGCGGATCCTCTACATGGACACGGATTCTGTGATCTACGTCTGCTCACAGAGTCATCAGGAACCACCTCTTCCCCGTGGCAATTACTTAGGGGATCTCACCAGCGAGCTGGAGGAGGATGACTGGATTGAGGATTTCGTATCGGGTGGTCCCAAGAATTACGCATATGGGACACGTAAAGGGAAACTTGTCAGCAAAGCCCGAGGGTTCAACAAAAGCCTTCGCAACCACCGAGGTCGTCAATTTGACTCCATGAAAACACTGGTGTTGGCGGAACTCACGGATCCTCAGGAGGCACCACGTACTCTCCTCACCCATGACCCTCACAAGATCGTACGGGACAGTGTCCGTAAAGTTCTTCTGTCCAAAGCTCAGGACAAATGTTACAAACTGGTCTACGACAAACGTGTTGTGGACTTTGATACTTTGAACACGTACCCCTATGGATACCTGGAAGACGAGGAGGACATGGAACTGTAAAGTTGTGAGGTGCACATGCAGGCACTAACTCTgcttttttttgtatatatcCTTGTAAATACTTTGATTAAAGTTTTTAGTGGCATTCAACAGGTCTGGTCTGGTTTTCTTAGCAACCCTTATCCTTTTACTTCCGGTTTTCGAGCTTAGTTACCACCCCAACAACTCATTGTGAGGCTTATTTCCGGTTTAGTAGTGGTCTTATGCCCACAGATGGACATATGACTTCATTATGTATTGTTCTCCTTTTcacaagaaccaatcagattgcttagGTGGTAGAGTGGGGCCCTTAACTACTatggagcagagaagagagaccctgggaacgcgGTTGGAAGGGAGCATATTTTATATGGAAACCGATTGTGCCAGGAAAAATGCCCCCCACAATTTATGTTTGCATCTTCTTAGTTTGTTTACGCAGAGAACAAAATTGTCAAGTCAAATTTCCTGAGaaactttgtttgaaaaaaaatttttagagGTGTAGGTGTACTGTATTATCCTGTCTTTTATTGAAAGCCACATTCTTTCCCAGACGCCTTGGAATCTACGACGCTAAggcccattctcgtcaccagggCTTCGGATCGACCTAAGGCTCTGGCAAACTATGTAGGAAAACAGAATTTCCTAgatttggctatttgaaccttacggcgcatgctcactcctcgtgctaacatgaatgtaCCAATTGGAAATGTACGCTTTTGgttgttcttcatgaaaaccaatgagaagacactttgttttggggttccccagagctcttctcttcctcagtcaagagaagagctctggggtcgagattgggtaAGGCCACGAAAAACGTAACGCCTGAACACCGGTGTCTGCACGAATTACGCGCCTCTGGTTACTGCTCCCAAAGGACCAAATTTTCGGTTAGCAAATTAATAACATTTTTCACAGAATCGAGGCAAGTCACAAAactctttatttgttttcagtGACTGTTACGCATGTGCAAATGTCTATTTGACAACAAAGTtataaaatagttttctatAATTACAATTTTACAAAATGAAGTATTATGTTCTGTAGAGACAGCCTGCAGCCAATGGTCCATCCTTTGCCACCATAATCCACCCAAACCCCGGCAACAAACGTCCATTTCTAACGTGAAATATCGCTGACGTTACAAAACCTATTTATGGGCTAATCACCTTGCCCGTATAGTCAATGCCTTCGCTCGAACAAAGGGCTCCGGAGGAAATTTTCCGCATTCATATGGCGCGAAAATTGGGGTAAGAGCTTTAAAAAGTGACCAGTTGTAAGTGAGGCgagaagaaaattttgcattttactCTTACGCTAAAATCCTGGAATGGCCAGAATGCGAAAAAAAGTATTTCGGAGCTCTTGCTTCGAAAGGAGAGGGGCTTACTGTGAAGGTTACTGTGTCCAAATCACACacgatttctttaaaaatcgttaatttaATTGATTAAAATTGTATTATTACTAATCCTCATTCAGAATCGTTCATCAAGATTAAAATCACTAAAGAATTTCCCCCCTCATTTGCACCAACTTTTCATCATAAATCTCTTATTAATTTGTAATTATGAAAAATCGTTGTCCAATGACCCTAATCTATTTCATTTATCAACCAAAAAGAAATGAGCACAAAATACGTTAAGAAATAACCAAACAAATTTGGATAAAAGCCTTCTGATTTGTTCAAGGAGAATGTTAAATCGCATTTCTCAAAAAGGAAACCCTGTAAAACACCCTAAATAACTTAAGTActgtaaacaaaacaaagtaacaaacaaaaccgtgttaaaaaagagaaacaagagAAGTATTAGACCTTTGTAATACGTTTGACTAATCTATTGGGGACTTCAAGATCTACGACGTCGACGTCGACGGAAAACATCGCCGACAACATGTAACTCTGCTGCacattattccatcttgttcacgtcgaacaatgtgggcgaagtatcctaaaaatgaaaTTGGTTTCCAggcgttttcagagtaaaaatatataATGAAAGGTTTGCATTTGCACGCTCGtgttgttgtgcagagtaccaCAAAAATATGTTGTGTTAAAATGCCGTGcctcacgtgcagcacgattaattttcctcttttaaccaacgaTATTCTTGTTTCGTGGTGTTCTCGTTGACCACCGCGTCGTAGACTTTAAAGTCCCTATAGAGCGtattcacatgacgtcacggaaGCCATGTCGGTGTGTCCAAAacaagaaacggcggccatgttggtgttccaaataAATTCtctgggaatttaactctatttttatgcaaatacaatttagtttcttttgtttcattaattaGCATCCATTCTAGTCACTAAGTGAATACGCTCTATAGAGatgatatttcttgtttacgaACGTTGACGTCACATGTCCTTTGCCAACCACGTaacaaaagaagttattgtttcaacagccattaggttctggttggcatattaataacaatgggtgacgtgaCCAGAACACATCGCTGTTATTGTAAGCAATAGCCTGCGTATAGCAATCGTTTTCCGTGGGGCCCCGAAGAGAAATATTGAGAAGCGTGGGCGTTTCGTAATGTTGTGACCGTAGCAAAAAAATGGGCGCGAAGCAGCAAAAATGAAGAGAGTGGCTCGGTCAAAATTCAAATATGCCGTTATATTGTANNNNNNNNNNNNNNNNNNNNNNNNNNNNNNNNNNNNNNNNNNNNNNNNNNNNNNNNNNNNNNNNNNNNNNNNNNNNNNNNNNNNNNNNNNNNNNNNNNNNCCAACGGCATTTCGAGCCCACGACCTCGCACGACGCTGATGCAATTCTGTACATCTCCGACAGTAAACGATTCCCCCCCCCGATGGTGACTGAGCCCGAGAAGTAATCAGGCAAGTGTCGCAGCATTGCACGATCCACACCAGGCGCTTAACCGATGTTGGCAGCTGTGACAGGCTTCTCTTGGTTTTTCCATTCAAATGCATCATTGTCTCTCGAGCAGTTCGGTGTTCAGTTGAATCATGGTCTACGTTGCCCTCTTGATCCAGCAGTTGGTTGAAAACGCTTTCCATCTGTCTGATATTTCTTTTATGTCTGTAAACAGCTGAGTTCCATCTGCATTCATAACCGGGGCAACAGTGTTCGTTTTGGGGCCGTACACCAGTTTTAACGTGCGAAAGTCCTGTCCCTGTGAGGAGTGTTACACTCTCCAaacttttcaatttcttctggcGCTTTCTTATTCCCCtagttttctttcattgtttcttagCGGGAAATTTGTTGGTCTCCTTCGTTCCCATTCAGGGCACTCGATGAATTGAAATCATTTAAATGGTAGATATCCTTGAACAGTGGGTTATAGACCGAAATAAGAGCCTAGAAAGTGATCATTAAGTAAAAAGCGTCCTGTTATATCAGTTCCACTCTACGCATGGAAATCCAGGAAGCGCCGCAGTTTCGAAGTCCAACAGGCGAGAATTAATAGGGTTGAGCTGTACCTCGTCTATAATGCTTCCTCTGTTTCTAGTCACAACTGAAAATGCCTCCTCGCAGTGTTAGAGTATGAATCTTTGGTTGTGGGTGATATCACCAAATACCTCATTGAAGATATGCAGCGTGTGCAGAATCCCTGCGTTTCACTTATTGACAGCATGATGGCTAGCCTTCTTAACCTTAAGAGCGCAGAGATGCAGCTTCTAGGTGCGAACTCGAGAGACTTTTAAGTGATGAGAACCATCCCAATTATTCACTGAGATCAATGCCTTAAGCCTTAAGATACCACAGTCTAGGAAATGATAGGCACATGAAGTCCTTTGTGCGAAGGTCAAGTCACATTGAAAACCAATAGACGATGTTTTCCTGAGGTTTTTATTCTGCGAAACTCTAAGCATTAAATTGTCCATTGCCTctcattttttatcttttaattttgtttaatatcGTAAATTCACCGGATTTTTTATTTAATGGTGGATTATTACTGaagctattattatttctaGGAATTGAATGCGGGACACTACAAACCCGTGCATGTCGGTGTAAGGTTAGATGATGTACATGTGGATAGTAGTAGCTCCAAGAGGTTGCAGCATCAACAGCATacagcagccattttgtcccAGCCTCCTAATGGTTACTCTCGAGGTTACGCCTGTCTACACTATATCTCTACGGGTTGTTTTTTTTAGGGATTGGCCCCAGCTGCTATCCGATGCAATCCTCCACGCGAAGCGGGACTTAGATGTACCTATCTCCGACAGCGGTAATGAGGCTGAAGATGATGGAAAGATGCGATAATGTTGCCGATGACGATGATCATCGAGTCCTCTGATGTTGATAATtctgatgatgatcatgacgacgatgatgatgatgaagaggaagGAAGAAGGAAGACGAGGGAGCTCAATAGGATACCTTGTATCCTTGTCGGGGATTTGTGACAAAATTGCATTTGGCTAAATGGGAAAGTAAGCGGTTGCAAAATATGCCCCCAAGGCATTTCATGAAAAACAAGGCTGACCTTTACTATTGTGTACAATGTTATAATAGACGCGAGATCAGATATATACGCTTGTGTTACAGAGTCatggttagggcgctttccttttgtaagaACTGGAGGTCAGCAGGAACCATCAGTTTGCAACGAAAATCCAACAAtatgaaggaacacttgcatgataaccccTCGTTGTTTCCGGTGGAGGAttgtatatcatcctcgaagagtgttaatttgaTGGCGTTTTTAGAGTTTAAACCTACCAAATTCCTGGTCTGGCCGGtccagttctgtcaaatggaaacgCGCCCCTAAGTTACACTCCGATAGAAAGTATAAGTAATATTGGGACAACCTGTCGCCATAAACAATAGTGGACAAGTCATTTTGTGATTCCAGCTTCGTTTTCACGTAAGCGTGGTCACGTGATCCGTTCTATTACTGTTGCGTGGTCAGGACCAGACCCCAATTAAAAGTATGAAAACTTTTGTCGAAGATTCGCCACCATTGACGATGGTTCAGACGCATTtggtacggtggcccacaactgtcacggacaaaataaaattcagaaacagaaaaataaaattcagaacaacaaattgaaattactCCCGGCAAAATACAAACATTCACGGCCAAAACAAGAACAGTCGGACACTATCCAGAATTAGTGATAACAAGATAACAAGAGCAAAAACAAATCGCTCACGGGAACAGCAAAAAAACGACTGCGCAGGCGCCCAGATAGGGAGTACAAACGCAAAGCTTCTTCTGCCTGTGTCCACTttatacatacatgcatacatatactttatttaaaggtatcataaacaaataaatacaagtaaTACCCTAAAAAGGAAGTTTAAGAGGTTAACACTATGTAAATAAACTTCCAAAcataaaaatcaaaaaagacTGTTTATAAGTGGAAACCTAAGAAATACACATGTATGATTTAAGAGCTATTTTAAAACGTCTCAAATTCCTACCTCAACAAACATTGGCAGGCAGGTCATTCCATTCGCGAATAAATTTTACGAAGAATTAATATTTATAACAATTACCGTTCCGCCGATTTAACTTGTAGTTTGTATAACTCTTGACGGTTGTGAatttggaagtgagatcgtggtgatttaatttaaggaggCACATCAGATCTGTTTTGTAACATATGTTGTGTGGAAAATTTGGCGGCCTTGATGatccaaacccagttaaatttgtttgggaatatgcactggaatatgcgctgcagaaCCAGTCTAACCGAGGCTACGGtgagtgttccatatttgtttttgaagcatgaagtgttcacaacGTTTGCGACGTTTGCACACAAagggtattgcccatgcaatctctacagttttcatcaacaagataattgggcagggttttctgaaatcacctttacaataCATCAGACATGTATTTACCACTGCGTTAAATAAACGTAAAACATATTCtaagagcattatttgaaaagttgctttcaaccttctccttgaaccCAAGGCAGCAGTTAATTTAGAGTGCTGCCCACTCTGAAATAGccacttaacctcctgactgACCCCATAAAGGCAGCTGTCTAATAGAAAACCCCTGCGCACTTGTGAAGTTGGAATTGAACACAAGTGCTGGCCAGCCTACATAGTAAATATTAaagttctttgtccctgtctcagggcatttcttcaatgaaaaggtaaattgaTTGCAAGACTGGCCGCTGAGCTTACACTGAGAAGTAAGTTATAGTTGCTAACAGTAagtgtgatcaataacat of the Montipora capricornis isolate CH-2021 chromosome 7, ASM3666992v2, whole genome shotgun sequence genome contains:
- the LOC138055803 gene encoding uncharacterized protein encodes the protein MAKPFRERSFRCHHTDEERSFVGTWCTPELEEALQLGYRLLHIYEVWHFAESSDQLFQEYVDTFLKLKQEASGWPADVGDNETQRQAYLAEYLSHEGIQLEYSKIIKNPGMRSTSKAALNSFWGKFGQQPNKTQVTTCKTPKEFFQLFLDDAQDIHRIEFAGTEMVDVYHSHTPETVPVQTNTNIFIAAFTTCWARLKLYRECLQPLQERILYMDTDSVIYVCSQSHQEPPLPRGNYLGDLTSELEEDDWIEDFVSGGPKNYAYGTRKGKLVSKARGFNKSLRNHRGRQFDSMKTLVLAELTDPQEAPRTLLTHDPHKIVRDSVRKVLLSKAQDKCYKLVYDKRVVDFDTLNTYPYGYLEDEEDMEL